The sequence CAAGTTTTTGCAGAAGCCTGGACTTGATATCATTTTCCCCAAACATAAATGCAATTAGCCTGAATGCATCTTCCAGCACATATTCTACATGAACATCTGCATACCCGGGCATCAATGATATCGAAACAGATTTGATCTGGAGATATCCTTCAGGTTCTGTTTCCGCGGCATATGACTGGGACACCAGGATCAGGACACACCCGATCAGCATCACCAGACCGAACTTCATTCTTAAAAGGTTTAACAGAAGATGTTTAAATTCTTTTGTCAGAGAGAAAATTTGACTGGGATTATTTTCTGGAGATTAAGGTGATTTCTATTGAAGAGACATGGGTTTTACCACTTTCCGTGTCTACCTCTTCAGTAGATGTGAAGATGGATTTTTTCTCCACATCCAGTAAAAACCTGTTCAGCGCTATTTCTGTGGTATCCACTGCCCGGGATATTGCCTTTCCCCTGGCTTTTACGGTTACTTCTTCTGCTCCGTTGTTAAACTGGGTGACAACCGCCAGAACATAGTTCATGACTGGTTTATTTCCCACAAAAACGGTGTTGTCGTCCTGCATGCTACCCATATTATTTACAGGTACCCG comes from Methanospirillum hungatei and encodes:
- the albA gene encoding DNA-binding protein Alba → MQDDNTVFVGNKPVMNYVLAVVTQFNNGAEEVTVKARGKAISRAVDTTEIALNRFLLDVEKKSIFTSTEEVDTESGKTHVSSIEITLISRK